A region from the Acyrthosiphon pisum isolate AL4f chromosome A1, pea_aphid_22Mar2018_4r6ur, whole genome shotgun sequence genome encodes:
- the LOC100574986 gene encoding uncharacterized protein LOC100574986 isoform X4 — protein MLGSSLHHHRNMSFPHGGSVIHNNMPPTVSKKMGGGRLNAVVNKLHLAKQCSTDNPFPDMVSEESRLSILQNLLNPAPSSNSEKKNLRAPPALFPLTSEVTIQRYPVVHPIHDRPLDVFQRLKRLGTDIEMEDVGNETTLSLIPVSSSQSASVSCIPTNSFKTNSPATSLIVLPKTNVFNNRKIPEPSVVLEMKVTPKQKAQNIFFNGKTDLKSYVFSIDQSQISITNNGQKLYSCNVCSGIYQRRGALKKHYLKAHINYHFLTSRDLQIAGFKGERLEKMIEKWRNTKGHVGYYHCHKCCISYGTATDLRHHVMNHPPALQSNALKKIPDIVSKVCELCLYCDKKIENEEDRKSHLSKMHPPKRKSHICTYCQINFFDLYTLHKHMCTSHEDVYYGCAECKERFISSELAKNHKTICLNNLCIKLESDNNVKKEHLKEEPPKIEIIELKIDEPINVKIKNELSDEEPKKQEPKKNDEPKTEEFKKNEEPKTEELKKNEEPIREDQKKKEESKNYPFYCPDCKKGFTQQPNLARHMSLGHGKKLEYKKSKKLLQPSNKIILSKKLVKTQEKELKDEIQDLSAKGTQYVFLNNKNELVTKQGVPFDISYMNLEIQTRIRRMVPSLYPSSSPIEDDMSSLEVDAASSYGFPSSHDVERKNLEGFSGEWLYPRSYICSACPATCSNIWDIFYHKWNVHPNVLCHHYDIPLDQLPSQKWRPERNLSRVGLLSECEELQTSLPQCTKCGKMENDIAQLHRHLLDCGGDTEWLKTMIHTTKSPNSKKSRKNWRPFNFRRRKNGRARHGLKRTPPTPPLPVVKTKPGDAESVSRMIADLPPKRVTRRLVFEAPNGNNQATINSKSVCSKVPIDMSSRNPTVSSSTTLFNKKVKKPLPVLPLPTETAMLISEAPDFLRSLNIMRAPLKSTEHSLPSSKTETEEIIAAMKETLMASPAPIPVILPKKRKRPIYDFKQLAEKIAKHDHNEILDSKVEEDNDNTEKSVPIPVAVKNKGKKLMNEIEVGLIKQNRLRRKREIPSVPEKVVPVPPKRSKIENSTKSIVESIPISKSKKPAISKKTTKVLKKKTIDDNFVSKIQTRNRKKNFIEESLSNEILPSGKDDSLANNNESSNSFVDFESSQEVPSSEVPPKQKTVKVNPFKPKARNRRKPGVFFGSRKRKRNLKTDNKKQQPSSSKVDDAPLLLPKLDYSDSTNLIVSDLIEVLPQEVIKTDNNVQNLPQELKKPIENESLMTNLNEENKATAPISTDTTELKEPEEVAEPRWHSQADAFFDLNSSISLGSILSSVNQILEGPDCNVASTEVNDYSWTELQRAMGATDEEMAILQNFGSNSSEEGQNVTSENGLDLLDMDNREDTNSNQEQIDTQNNSELDFKCKVCDQCYRGVAAFRIHSLDVHSIEDPELGKSQIFEDK, from the exons GTTctgtgatacataataatatgcctcCTACCGTTAGTAAAAAAATGGGAGGTGGCCGTCTGAATGCCGTTGTGAACAAACTCCATTTAGCAAAACAATGTTCAACAGATAACCCTTTTCCAGATATGGTTTCTGAAGAAAGCCGTTTAtctatattacaaaatttattaaatcctGCGCCATCGTCAAATTCAGAAAAGAAAAACTTACGTGCACCTCCAGCGTTGTTTCCACTCACTTCAGAAGTAACGATCCAACGTTACCCTGTTGTTCATCCAATACATGATAGACCGTTGGATGTTTTCCAAAGACTTAAACGTCTTGGAACAGATATTGAAATGGAAGATGTCGGAAATGAAACAACACTGAGTCTTATACCAGTTTCATCATCTCAAAGTGCTTCTGTTTCATGCATTCCAACAAATAGTTTCAAAACTAACTCTCCTGCTACCAGTCTCATAGTTCTGCCAAAAACCAATGTGTTCAATAATAGGAAAATACCAGAGCCTTCTGTTGTTCTTGAAATGAAAGTAACTCCAAAACAAAAagctcaaaatatattttttaatgggaAAACAGACTTAAAAAGTTATGTGTTTTCAATTGATCAATCACAAATAAGTATAACTAATAATggacaaaaattatattcatgtaATGTATGTTCAGGCATATATCAACGGAGAGGTGCTCTAAAAAAGCATTATTTAAAGGCACATATTAACTATCATTTTTTAACATCACGTGACTTGCAAATAGCTGGTTTTAAAGGTGAAAGACTTGAAAAAATGATAGAAAAGTGGAGAAATACAAAAGGTCATGTTGGTTACTATCACTGTCATAAGTGTTGTATATCATATGGTACAGCTACAGATTTACGGCATCATGTGATGAATCATCCTCCTGCTTTACAATCTAatgctttgaaaaaaataccTGATATTGTTAGCAAAGTTTGTGAACTATGCttatattgtgataaaaaaattgaaaatgaagaGGATCGAAAAAGCCATTTGTCCAAGATGCATCCTCCCAAAAGAAAAAGTCACATATGTACGTACTgtcaaataaacttttttgattTGTACACATTACACAAACATATGTGTACCTCTCATGAAGACGTGTACTATGGCTGTGCCGAATGCAAAGAACGATTTATTTCTAGTGAGTTAGCTAAAAACCATAAAACcatttgtttgaataatttgtgtataaaattagAATCTGATAATAATGTGAAAAAAGAGCATTTGAAAGAAGAACCTccaaaaatcgaaataatagaattaaaaatagatgaacctataaatgttaaaattaaaaatgaattatcagATGAAGAACCAAAAAAACAGGAACCAAAGAAAAATGATGAACCGAAAACAGAGGAATTCAAGAAAAATGAAGAACCAAAAACAGAGGAACTTAAGAAAAATGAAGAACCAATTAGAGAAGATCAAAAAAAGAAAGAAGAATCCAAAAACTATCCATTTTACTGCCCAGACTGTAAAAAAGGATTTACTCAACAGCCAAACTTAGCACGACACATGAGTTTAGGGCATGGTAAAAAGTTGgaatacaaaaaatctaaaaagttattacagccttctaataaaataattttatccaaaaaaCTTGTGAAAACTCAAGAAAAAGAATTAAAAGACGAGATTCAAGATTTATCTGCTAAAGGAACTCAGTatgtttttttgaataataaaaatgagcTAGTCACAAAACAAGGAGTACCATTTGATATCTCTTACATGAATCTTGAGATTCAAACCAGAATCAGACGTATGGTACCTTCGTTGTATCCTAGTTCGTCACCAATAGAGGATGATATGAGTTCATTGGAGGTTGATGCAGCTTCTTCGTATGGTTTTCCAAGTTCCCACG ATGTCGAAAGAAAAAATCTCGAAGGATTCAGTGGTGAATGGTTATATCCACGTAGTTATATTTGTTCAGCATGTCCAGCTACATGTTCCAATATTTGGGATATTTTCTACCATAAGTGGAATGTACATCCTAATGTACTTTGCCATCATTACGACATACCATTAGATCAGCTTCCATCTCAAAAAtgg CGGCCAGAAAGAAATTTGAGCAGAGTAGGGTTATTGTCTGAATGTGAGGAACTACAAACCAGTTTGCCGCAATGTACGAAATGtggaaaaatggaaaatgataTTGCTCAGCTTCATAGACATTTGTTAGATTGTGGTGGTGATACTGAGTGGCTTAAGACAATGATTCATACAACCAAATCGCCTAATAGTAAAAAGTCTAG AAAAAATTGGCGACCTTTTAATTTCCGAAGACGTAAGAATGGTAGGGCAAGACATGGTCTTAAACGAACTCCACCTACACCACCTTTACCAGTTGTAAAAACTAAACCTGGTGATG CTGAAAGTGTCAGTCGTATGATTGCAGATTTACCTCCTAAAAGAGTTACAAGACGTTTAGTATTTGAAGCTCCCAATGGGAATAATCAAGCAACAATAAATAgc AAGTCTGTATGCTCAAAG GTTCCTATCGATATGAGCAGCCGTAATCCGACTGTTTCAAGTTCAACcacattatttaataagaagGTTAAAAAGCCATTGCCAGTTTTGCCATTGCCAACTGAAACTGCTATGCTAATTTCCGAAGCACCAGATTTCTTACGTAGTCTTAACATCATGCGTGCTCCACTGAAGTCAACTGAACATTCACTCCCCAGTAGTAAAACCGAAACTGAAGAAATAATTGCTGCCATGAAAGAAACTTTGATGGCTTCACCAGCACCTATCCCTGTTATATTGCCTAAGAAACGTAAAAGACCTATTTATGACTTTAAGCAATTGGCTGAGAAAATTGCCAAGCACGACCATAATGAAATTCTTGATTCAAAAGTCGAAGAAGATAATGACAATACAGAAAAGTCTGTTCCTATTCCTGTGGCAGTAAAAAATAAAGGCAAAAAATTGATGAATGAAATAGAGGTTGgattgataaaacaaaataggCTGCGGAGGAAAAGAGAAATTCCATCTGTACCTGAAAAGGTAGTTCCAGTTCCACCGAAAagatctaaaattgaaaatagcaCAAAAAGTATAGTGGAATCCATTCCAATTAGTAAATCCAAAAAACCGGCTATATCAAAGAAAACAACTAAAGTCCTTAAAAAGAAAACCATTGATGAcaattttgtttctaaaatacAAACCCGTAATAGGAAGAAAAATTTCATTGAAGAGTCTTTGTCCAATGAGATATTACCTTCGGGTAAAGATGACTCTTtagcaaataataatgaatcatCTAATAGTTTTGTTGACTTTGAGTCTAGTCAAGAAGTCCCTTCATCTGAAGTTCCTCCAAAGCAAAAAACAGTTAAAGTGAATCCTTTTAAACCAAAAGCTAGAAACAGAAGAAAACCCGGGGTTTTTTTCGGTTCAAGAAAACGAAAGCGTAATTTAAAGactgataataaaaaacaacagcCTTCATCAAGTAAAGTTGATGATGCTCCTTTATTATTACCAAAGTTAGATTATTCTGATTCAACAAATCTAATAGTTTCGGACCTAATTGAAGTTTTACCTCAAGAAGTTATCAAAACTGATAATAACGTACAAAATTTACCTCaggaattaaaaaaacctattgAAAATGAATCCTTAATGACAAATCTTAATGAAGAAAATAAAGCCACTGCTCCAATTAGTACTGATACAACAGAGTTAAAAGAACCTGAAGAAGTTGCAGAACCACGTTGGCATTCACAGGCTGATGCTTTTTTTGACTTAAATTCCTCTATTAGTTTGGGATCAATATTGAGCTCAGTTAATCAG atattggAAGGTCCTGACTGTAATGTTGCAAGTACAGAAGTAAATGATTATTCATGGACAGAATTACAACGTGCAATGGGGGCCACTGATGAAGAAATGGCTATATTGCAAAATTTTGGTTCTAACTCATCTGAAGAAGGTCAAAATGTAACTAGTGAAAATGGTTTGGATTTATTAGATATGGACAATAGAGAGGACACCAATAGCaatcaa gAACAAATAGATACTCAAAACAATAGTGAATTAGATTTCAAATGTAAAGTATGTGATCAATGTTATAGAGGTGTTGCAGCATTTCGTATTCACTCGCTTGATGTCCATAGTATTGAAGATCCAGAATTGGGTAAGTCACAGATATTTGAAGATAAATAG
- the LOC100574986 gene encoding uncharacterized protein LOC100574986 isoform X2 gives MLGSSLHHHRNMSFPHGGSVIHNNMPPTVSKKMGGGRLNAVVNKLHLAKQCSTDNPFPDMVSEESRLSILQNLLNPAPSSNSEKKNLRAPPALFPLTSEVTIQRYPVVHPIHDRPLDVFQRLKRLGTDIEMEDVGNETTLSLIPVSSSQSASVSCIPTNSFKTNSPATSLIVLPKTNVFNNRKIPEPSVVLEMKVTPKQKAQNIFFNGKTDLKSYVFSIDQSQISITNNGQKLYSCNVCSGIYQRRGALKKHYLKAHINYHFLTSRDLQIAGFKGERLEKMIEKWRNTKGHVGYYHCHKCCISYGTATDLRHHVMNHPPALQSNALKKIPDIVSKVCELCLYCDKKIENEEDRKSHLSKMHPPKRKSHICTYCQINFFDLYTLHKHMCTSHEDVYYGCAECKERFISSELAKNHKTICLNNLCIKLESDNNVKKEHLKEEPPKIEIIELKIDEPINVKIKNELSDEEPKKQEPKKNDEPKTEEFKKNEEPKTEELKKNEEPIREDQKKKEESKNYPFYCPDCKKGFTQQPNLARHMSLGHGKKLEYKKSKKLLQPSNKIILSKKLVKTQEKELKDEIQDLSAKGTQYVFLNNKNELVTKQGVPFDISYMNLEIQTRIRRMVPSLYPSSSPIEDDMSSLEVDAASSYGFPSSHDVERKNLEGFSGEWLYPRSYICSACPATCSNIWDIFYHKWNVHPNVLCHHYDIPLDQLPSQKWRPERNLSRVGLLSECEELQTSLPQCTKCGKMENDIAQLHRHLLDCGGDTEWLKTMIHTTKSPNSKKSRKNWRPFNFRRRKNGRARHGLKRTPPTPPLPVVKTKPGDAESVSRMIADLPPKRVTRRLVFEAPNGNNQATINSVPIDMSSRNPTVSSSTTLFNKKVKKPLPVLPLPTETAMLISEAPDFLRSLNIMRAPLKSTEHSLPSSKTETEEIIAAMKETLMASPAPIPVILPKKRKRPIYDFKQLAEKIAKHDHNEILDSKVEEDNDNTEKSVPIPVAVKNKGKKLMNEIEVGLIKQNRLRRKREIPSVPEKVVPVPPKRSKIENSTKSIVESIPISKSKKPAISKKTTKVLKKKTIDDNFVSKIQTRNRKKNFIEESLSNEILPSGKDDSLANNNESSNSFVDFESSQEVPSSEVPPKQKTVKVNPFKPKARNRRKPGVFFGSRKRKRNLKTDNKKQQPSSSKVDDAPLLLPKLDYSDSTNLIVSDLIEVLPQEVIKTDNNVQNLPQELKKPIENESLMTNLNEENKATAPISTDTTELKEPEEVAEPRWHSQADAFFDLNSSISLGSILSSVNQILEGPDCNVASTEVNDYSWTELQRAMGATDEEMAILQNFGSNSSEEGQNVTSENGLDLLDMDNREDTNSNQEQIDTQNNSELDFKCKVCDQCYRGVAAFRIHSLDVHSIEDPELVNVIKSDELLVCWVCKLIMDGGEEELDEHMAKDHEFDDAPNSENGKELKNKMVSKLGEILDQALKNLISSTQKPCAGKTWSGGAITLLGKLCALRNNEKGTTVSSSVANSALAKDLRKVIGRNNNGSSARAQSKRSNTAHALQLNARLAALSVAAKRLTPVVRADCSSNIYKCPICDIGFETTSTRNKHISRAHNSPQKSNHVDTVQLDSNLQSLQATALEETPEPSDNVQPMFSLGTMNRRGLKKFNSTCSEEVRARAKQALRDLEIKSRLKHYTFSGDQQPSPN, from the exons GTTctgtgatacataataatatgcctcCTACCGTTAGTAAAAAAATGGGAGGTGGCCGTCTGAATGCCGTTGTGAACAAACTCCATTTAGCAAAACAATGTTCAACAGATAACCCTTTTCCAGATATGGTTTCTGAAGAAAGCCGTTTAtctatattacaaaatttattaaatcctGCGCCATCGTCAAATTCAGAAAAGAAAAACTTACGTGCACCTCCAGCGTTGTTTCCACTCACTTCAGAAGTAACGATCCAACGTTACCCTGTTGTTCATCCAATACATGATAGACCGTTGGATGTTTTCCAAAGACTTAAACGTCTTGGAACAGATATTGAAATGGAAGATGTCGGAAATGAAACAACACTGAGTCTTATACCAGTTTCATCATCTCAAAGTGCTTCTGTTTCATGCATTCCAACAAATAGTTTCAAAACTAACTCTCCTGCTACCAGTCTCATAGTTCTGCCAAAAACCAATGTGTTCAATAATAGGAAAATACCAGAGCCTTCTGTTGTTCTTGAAATGAAAGTAACTCCAAAACAAAAagctcaaaatatattttttaatgggaAAACAGACTTAAAAAGTTATGTGTTTTCAATTGATCAATCACAAATAAGTATAACTAATAATggacaaaaattatattcatgtaATGTATGTTCAGGCATATATCAACGGAGAGGTGCTCTAAAAAAGCATTATTTAAAGGCACATATTAACTATCATTTTTTAACATCACGTGACTTGCAAATAGCTGGTTTTAAAGGTGAAAGACTTGAAAAAATGATAGAAAAGTGGAGAAATACAAAAGGTCATGTTGGTTACTATCACTGTCATAAGTGTTGTATATCATATGGTACAGCTACAGATTTACGGCATCATGTGATGAATCATCCTCCTGCTTTACAATCTAatgctttgaaaaaaataccTGATATTGTTAGCAAAGTTTGTGAACTATGCttatattgtgataaaaaaattgaaaatgaagaGGATCGAAAAAGCCATTTGTCCAAGATGCATCCTCCCAAAAGAAAAAGTCACATATGTACGTACTgtcaaataaacttttttgattTGTACACATTACACAAACATATGTGTACCTCTCATGAAGACGTGTACTATGGCTGTGCCGAATGCAAAGAACGATTTATTTCTAGTGAGTTAGCTAAAAACCATAAAACcatttgtttgaataatttgtgtataaaattagAATCTGATAATAATGTGAAAAAAGAGCATTTGAAAGAAGAACCTccaaaaatcgaaataatagaattaaaaatagatgaacctataaatgttaaaattaaaaatgaattatcagATGAAGAACCAAAAAAACAGGAACCAAAGAAAAATGATGAACCGAAAACAGAGGAATTCAAGAAAAATGAAGAACCAAAAACAGAGGAACTTAAGAAAAATGAAGAACCAATTAGAGAAGATCAAAAAAAGAAAGAAGAATCCAAAAACTATCCATTTTACTGCCCAGACTGTAAAAAAGGATTTACTCAACAGCCAAACTTAGCACGACACATGAGTTTAGGGCATGGTAAAAAGTTGgaatacaaaaaatctaaaaagttattacagccttctaataaaataattttatccaaaaaaCTTGTGAAAACTCAAGAAAAAGAATTAAAAGACGAGATTCAAGATTTATCTGCTAAAGGAACTCAGTatgtttttttgaataataaaaatgagcTAGTCACAAAACAAGGAGTACCATTTGATATCTCTTACATGAATCTTGAGATTCAAACCAGAATCAGACGTATGGTACCTTCGTTGTATCCTAGTTCGTCACCAATAGAGGATGATATGAGTTCATTGGAGGTTGATGCAGCTTCTTCGTATGGTTTTCCAAGTTCCCACG ATGTCGAAAGAAAAAATCTCGAAGGATTCAGTGGTGAATGGTTATATCCACGTAGTTATATTTGTTCAGCATGTCCAGCTACATGTTCCAATATTTGGGATATTTTCTACCATAAGTGGAATGTACATCCTAATGTACTTTGCCATCATTACGACATACCATTAGATCAGCTTCCATCTCAAAAAtgg CGGCCAGAAAGAAATTTGAGCAGAGTAGGGTTATTGTCTGAATGTGAGGAACTACAAACCAGTTTGCCGCAATGTACGAAATGtggaaaaatggaaaatgataTTGCTCAGCTTCATAGACATTTGTTAGATTGTGGTGGTGATACTGAGTGGCTTAAGACAATGATTCATACAACCAAATCGCCTAATAGTAAAAAGTCTAG AAAAAATTGGCGACCTTTTAATTTCCGAAGACGTAAGAATGGTAGGGCAAGACATGGTCTTAAACGAACTCCACCTACACCACCTTTACCAGTTGTAAAAACTAAACCTGGTGATG CTGAAAGTGTCAGTCGTATGATTGCAGATTTACCTCCTAAAAGAGTTACAAGACGTTTAGTATTTGAAGCTCCCAATGGGAATAATCAAGCAACAATAAATAgc GTTCCTATCGATATGAGCAGCCGTAATCCGACTGTTTCAAGTTCAACcacattatttaataagaagGTTAAAAAGCCATTGCCAGTTTTGCCATTGCCAACTGAAACTGCTATGCTAATTTCCGAAGCACCAGATTTCTTACGTAGTCTTAACATCATGCGTGCTCCACTGAAGTCAACTGAACATTCACTCCCCAGTAGTAAAACCGAAACTGAAGAAATAATTGCTGCCATGAAAGAAACTTTGATGGCTTCACCAGCACCTATCCCTGTTATATTGCCTAAGAAACGTAAAAGACCTATTTATGACTTTAAGCAATTGGCTGAGAAAATTGCCAAGCACGACCATAATGAAATTCTTGATTCAAAAGTCGAAGAAGATAATGACAATACAGAAAAGTCTGTTCCTATTCCTGTGGCAGTAAAAAATAAAGGCAAAAAATTGATGAATGAAATAGAGGTTGgattgataaaacaaaataggCTGCGGAGGAAAAGAGAAATTCCATCTGTACCTGAAAAGGTAGTTCCAGTTCCACCGAAAagatctaaaattgaaaatagcaCAAAAAGTATAGTGGAATCCATTCCAATTAGTAAATCCAAAAAACCGGCTATATCAAAGAAAACAACTAAAGTCCTTAAAAAGAAAACCATTGATGAcaattttgtttctaaaatacAAACCCGTAATAGGAAGAAAAATTTCATTGAAGAGTCTTTGTCCAATGAGATATTACCTTCGGGTAAAGATGACTCTTtagcaaataataatgaatcatCTAATAGTTTTGTTGACTTTGAGTCTAGTCAAGAAGTCCCTTCATCTGAAGTTCCTCCAAAGCAAAAAACAGTTAAAGTGAATCCTTTTAAACCAAAAGCTAGAAACAGAAGAAAACCCGGGGTTTTTTTCGGTTCAAGAAAACGAAAGCGTAATTTAAAGactgataataaaaaacaacagcCTTCATCAAGTAAAGTTGATGATGCTCCTTTATTATTACCAAAGTTAGATTATTCTGATTCAACAAATCTAATAGTTTCGGACCTAATTGAAGTTTTACCTCAAGAAGTTATCAAAACTGATAATAACGTACAAAATTTACCTCaggaattaaaaaaacctattgAAAATGAATCCTTAATGACAAATCTTAATGAAGAAAATAAAGCCACTGCTCCAATTAGTACTGATACAACAGAGTTAAAAGAACCTGAAGAAGTTGCAGAACCACGTTGGCATTCACAGGCTGATGCTTTTTTTGACTTAAATTCCTCTATTAGTTTGGGATCAATATTGAGCTCAGTTAATCAG atattggAAGGTCCTGACTGTAATGTTGCAAGTACAGAAGTAAATGATTATTCATGGACAGAATTACAACGTGCAATGGGGGCCACTGATGAAGAAATGGCTATATTGCAAAATTTTGGTTCTAACTCATCTGAAGAAGGTCAAAATGTAACTAGTGAAAATGGTTTGGATTTATTAGATATGGACAATAGAGAGGACACCAATAGCaatcaa gAACAAATAGATACTCAAAACAATAGTGAATTAGATTTCAAATGTAAAGTATGTGATCAATGTTATAGAGGTGTTGCAGCATTTCGTATTCACTCGCTTGATGTCCATAGTATTGAAGATCCAGAATTGG ttaatgtaATTAAATCTGATGAACTACTTGTGTGTTGGGTTTGCAAGCTCATAATGGACGGAGGAGAAGAAGAACTCGACGAGCACATGGCAAAAGACCATGAATTTGATGATGCTccaaatag TGAAAACGGAAaggagttgaaaaataaaatggttagCAAGTTGGGTGAAATATTGGACCAAGCCTTGAAAAATCTCATTTCTTCTACACAAAAACC ttGTGCTGGCAAAACCTGGAGTGGTGGTGCGATAACTTTGTTGGGAAAACTATGTGCTCTACGCAACAATGAAAAGGGCACAACTGTATCAAGTAGTGTTGCCAACTCTGCTCTTGCTAAAGATTTACGCAAAGTAATTGGACGTAACAACAATGGGTCTAGTGCCAGAGCTCAATCTAAAAGATCAAATACGGCTCACGCTCTCCAACTGAATGCGCGTTTGGCGGCATTGTCGGTGGCTGCCAAACGGCTGACACCTGTGGTTCGGGCCGACTGTTCGTCCAACATTTACAAGTGTCCAATTTGTGACATTGG GTTCGAAACTACGAGTACTAGAAATAAGCACATCAGTCGAGCGCACAATAGCCCACAGAAATCAAACCACGTGGACACGGTTCAAC TCGATTCGAATCTACAGTCATTGCAGGCAACTGCACTGGAAGAAACGCCTGAACCTTCCGACAATGTGCAGCCCATGTTTTCACTGGGTACAATGAACCGTAGGGGACTAAAAAAGTTTAATAGCACTTGCAGCGAAGAAGTGCGAGCGCGTGC